In the Primulina eburnea isolate SZY01 chromosome 15, ASM2296580v1, whole genome shotgun sequence genome, AGAAGTTTTAAAGCAAAAAAACCTGCAAAAGCAGAGGAAAACCAGAAAAGTTGGACATTCCCCAATCATATCTCCAGTTGACAATTTGCCATTAATAATTGAATAAGTAGATAAAAAATTAACTTAAGAAACGTTACATCTAGTGAAACATTTGAATATTATAGCAGTTTTATGTGACAAACGCCAAGAAGCAATATGAATCAACCCAGTCTTTGTTTATGGAAACCAGGCGCATTGGtacattttaaatcttttcagTTACCTGAGACCAGCAACAATACCAGCAGGCATTATCTTCGAAGTTTGCATGTATCGCTGTCCCATGACCCATGTTAGTACGGCAGCAATAACTGTTAAAGGCAATCccaaatcaaataaatttattaCATAACTCGCAATCAGAAGCACGACACCACATGATTTTAACAGAAAGGAACGTTCTTTTCACGGTTAGTCATTTACATATTGATAAAGAGATTCGTGGTAAGAAGAGGCAGTGAGACGTAAGAAATTTAAGATACATAAAAAAGGTGATCAAGTCACAGCTTCATGCCAACAAGAGTAATAGAAGAACGGTACGATAAGTGGCGTAACCAAGCGATAGAAATTACAGGGTATTCTAATTGTACAGTGAATGCTTGTTTGCTGGAATCAGATGTTTCAAGTGCAAAGGTCATTTACAAGGTGAAGTTTAGCATTGGAAAAGGTTTTGTATATGTAAACGAGCTCTGATTATCACCAAGATCATTGATGTGAAATCAATAGCTGAATTTTTTCAGCAATGAAAGATACGGATCTGGATATCTATTGGTACTTGCTATATTGCCAATACAGAACATCTTGATCAAACTACCATTTGAATCGCAACAAGAGATCAGAATAATAACTCCGTTCCATTCACAACACTGGTGGATGTAAAGTAACAACTCTTAAGTTGCAAAATCATTTTTGGATCAGTTCaatcattgcatcaaatatttattttgtagatGGTTATATACAAGCTAAATGCCGACTGCCAATAGTTTCTCAATTATCGTACACATTACAGCCAGTTCAAAGACCACACAACTCCTCATCCCACTGGTTTTCTCCAAAATAAGATATCGGTTTTCCTGATATTTTTTGTGCACTGGTACGGGCACAAGGCTAAATGCAAGTGAGAAATTCAGTCACCAAGCAACATCACAACAAAAATAATGAGTCGAATACCAGAAATACGACAGAAGCTAATGGCAACGTAGAGGCGAAATTATGATCAAGGCCAAAAGTTCCCGACATAAATATTGTCAATATAATAGGGTAATGAAACAACTGATGTCTAAATCCTTTAATCTATACAGTCTAGTAAGGTGGAAATTCACAACATAGAGAAATATACTTTGTCTCATTGCAAGCTACCACAAAAGTCACGAGTTAACATGCATCTTTCCTCTACAGATCCGAATAAGGTTCATCAAGAATTTGTGTATGCGGACAAATCCAAACGCGGTtgtaaaacaacattaattTCTACGTGTGTGTACACTGATTATCAAAGGAACTGTAAATCCGTAAAAAGAAGAAAATCTAAGCATACCCGTTTCAAGAATCAAGGCCAAGTAAGAATTTTTGCGCTTATTGAATGCTTGGAGGCTGAGGTAACCAGCGAGGATAAGAAACAGACCAGTCCCGCAGCCACCAGCCAGCGACGCTACGCTACCTTTTTTGGCATATCCTATGACGCCACCACACACCAGAAGCAGTCCATATGGGATCGTGAAGCAAAAGTCATGCATTTCTGATTCCCAAATCAGGATCATTGGAGAATACCGCAGTcaatatgaaaaataaaatgggAAAAAAAGAATGGTAAATATTTGTGATAAATTTGTGTGCAGCAAACAAAGATGCTCAAAAGGAAATGGCGTGTGCTACCGTCGGGTCGATGCTCTGCTGGTCAAACTTCCGGAGTGTAATTAGCGATGGCAGTGGGACGGTGCGTGGGCATATAATTATTTTGAACTTTAATTACTATAAAATTTAGCTAAACAATAAAGTTTTATATCTTTGCATCAAACAATATCTCATGGTGATtatcattaaaaaatataattaattggataataaaaatataatatggaAATAGTTACCAAAGATTAAAAAATAGATACATGCTCCCGTTTAGATAAGTACATATAAAAcgtttttataaatttatttttaaaaattaaaaaatatttaaatgttgttttaagaataaatatttttttggacaactattatataaaaatgtttttacttttaaaaaataatatgttttgaTTTTCATTATTgtcttctttttttaaaaataaaaaaaaaaaaacatttaaattgttttttaaaaattatacttgaagaacatttttaaaaaaacaaaaactttttacaaaaatcttatccaaacaatattttaagtttttttacttataaaaaactaattttttaaaaaagtatttgTCTAAACAAAACCTAATTATAAAAGGTAGAGAAATGCTTTATCCATGATTATATTTGAAATGTTTTTTTTGAATAAGAAAACTTTTCATAGTGTGATTTATTTAAAGCATTTCATATAACTATAGTATCAAATTTGGTTCAAACTTTGGTTTGTAAGAAAATAGTCCATCATTCgggttaatttaaaattttgtccTACAAATCAAGGGAGTATTTGGAAAAGAGAAGTGATTATTTATAAATGATGAAGAAGTTGAGAGTAATTAGAAGTTAAAGCAAAATTAAATTCCTAccctttattttatttaaattaatcataaGATAATGTAGAATTTGGGTAAAAGAAGACaaattgttagttttatttttattttttaaatgaaacGTTCATTAAAATATGCAAAAAATTGTAGTTACATATACATTAAGCATCTCCAAGAGAATgacatatcaaatcataaacaaTCGTACAACAGAGTTTGCAATAAATCCGAAATTATCTCAACAGCATAAGGAATGCAACGGAAGGTATGAATCTGAATTCTTATAATGATGTCATCCACAACTTTGTCGCGTAGAGTCCATATATGATAAACGGTAGCTGTAGGTGCAGTAAGTTTCATTATTGCTATAATAGAATTCCTCATATATTGCTATCATAGAAGTCCATATGTAATTACGGAATGATTAAATTGGTCATgtaattatgtttttttttttttttatcaatttaatCATTTCAACATTAAATTATGTAATTAAATGAACAAGATTATTGTTAAAATTTGTAAGTACGGGGTTAAAATAATTTTCGAGATATACACGTATGTTTGATAAcgtaattaaaaattttaacaatGATATTATTCGTTTAATTACATAATTTTgatgataaaaatatatattcacaAGAATATAATTGACATTTAACACCCAAATTGATTTTAAAACCAAAagccaaaaatatttttttaatctgtTGATATACAAGTATGTGATTAATAATTAGCggaaaatcaataatcaatgaTACCCGGCAACCTTCAGCTCATTCCGCTCGGTTCTGTGATACGAATCGGATCGCAACAGGGAACTTCGCCATTCAACTCCATCCTTAATTTCCCCACAACAAATTTACGATTTCTCCGACTGGTGCATCAATCCGGGTTAATGAAGAGACCCACTTGCCCCTCATGCTCCAAACCTACTGTTACTTGCCTCTGCAACACATTGAAGACCCCTGCTTTCCATAATTCCGTCGCCGTCACCATTCTCCGTCACAGTCTTGAGAAGAAGCACCCCTTGAATTCTGCAAGAATCGCCACCCTGGGTTTGAAAAATGTGGATGTTGTCACCGTCTCTGATGTTAATTTCCAGGCCCGGTTCTTTATTCGGTTGCTTGACTCAGGTGGGAGAATGGATCGGATTGAGACGGATGGAAGCTGCaatgtgtttgatgaaatgtcaaGTGAAGGGGAGACTAATGGTTGTGTTGTTGGGCCCGTTTTAGATAGACAAATTAGGGAAAAAGACTGCTTTGATGGTGGGAAAATGAGCGAAATTTGCAATGATGATACAATTTTACCGTTGAGGAGTTCTCAACTGGATGAGGTAGTGTCGGGTGGGATTAGTAAAGATGATGTAACTGACGAGGATATAGCAGCTTTCCATGGTTGTAAATCTTCTGAAATCAATTTCACGGTTGAAAAATATGGAGCTATTACGTCCTTCGATCAAAGTTGGACTGCAACAAGCAAATGGAGGAAACTGGATTTTGATCAATTGCTGCACTCTGATGTAGCTGTTGATCATTTAAGAAAAGGTTTCGTCGTGAAAAAGCTTCAAAGCAAGCCAGCGGTTGGGAGCAACAGAcacgaagagtttgaagaattCGACATGACTGTTCCTCCAGGATCAGTTCTTTTATTTCCAAGTGAAGAAGCATTAGGCATTGAAGCTTTAACTGTTGATGTCAAGAATTTAATTGTGTTGGATGGAACTTGGGCCAAGGCAAAGAGAATGTATAAGGAGAATCCTTGGTTGAAGTTCTTGCCACATATAAGGTTGGATATACACGAGTCGAGCTTATATGCAGAAGTGAGGCATCAGCCAAAGGCTGAATTTTTGTCGACTATTGAAAGTATTGTGTATGCATTGAAAGGTGTTGGAGAAGAGCCTGATGGATTGGATGGTCTTTTGGATGTTTTTCGATCCATGGTTGGATATCAAAGGCGTTGCAAAGCTGAGAGATTGAGCAACGTTTCTTGAGCTTCGTTCAGATTTTATGTTCGTACCCTTTTTGTGCATGTTCTCTGTCACAAGAAAGCAAAGAGGTAACTGGGTggaattgaaaatttgaaatgtCGTAAAAACTGCCGGGTCAGATGTGTTATGATTCTTGAATTGGAACAGCCAAATACCAAGTTACAGTTGAGGAAACAAGTGAACAACATtcgaaataaattatttaagcaTGACACCTACATATGTCAGTCACTTGGTGGTTTTGATTTTGCTCCCAAATGCAACCATTGATCAATCCACCCCCTTCAATTGCCATTTAAATTGTAATTCCATTAAATATAATCCTTCAAAATTTCAATAGAAATCTACGAAAGAAGTATTTATTAACTCAAAAAGTGTCTTTTTAATTACAAATTCacacaaaatttatatataaaaaaaacatgtgAAATTCAAACGTATGTGTATATGAAATGCTATATTTGATTCTACCCCGCATACTTCTGCCGCAGAACCCCCGACGTATGTCAAATGCTGAAGCTCATTTCATGGCGTCGCTCCATCTTCCGACAACCCACAAACCCTAGATTATCTACTCAATTATGCTCATCATCAATCTTCTCCatcgtttgttttctttgcCACTCTCCATCAAAGGAAGAAATTTACGACCCGCCATTTTCACGGGCCACAACACAACCGCCCAAAAAGAAGAGCAAATCAAGTCTTTCCGTGCGTAAAAATCAACCCCAAAAAAGCACCAATAAGACGAGTTCTGACAACGCAAACCAGTTTCCGGTGAAGTCCGACTTGGCCTTTGATTTTATGTATTCTTATTCGGAGAACAGCCCGGATGTTCAGCCCATTGGCTTCCGCGAACCTCCGCGCTTCTCACCCTTTGGACCGGGTCGGATAGATCGTATATGGACCGGTACTTGTGCTCCGGCTGACCATAAGCCGGATTTCGAGAAGTTGAAGGAGGAACGTGAAAGAGTTCTCGGGGAGCCGCTTTCAGAACAGGAAATAACGGAGCTTGTGGAGAAGTATCGCCACATTGACTGCTCGCGCCAAATTAATTTGGGTAAGTCCCCGTTtcatgaatattttatttgtgaccGGAATTTTTATTCTTGTGTGAGAACTAAGAACCATGCAGTTTTCGTTTTTCCATCAAATTTTTTCAGGCCacctgaaaattttgaaagttactttcgttttttttctttcaggaaaagaaaaatgaaattgatTTTTTTCCTTCCAGTTTTGGGTGGTTAGACTTCTTTAAGAGTTTTAACATTACTAGATTGATACGAATCATTTCTACTTCACATTAATCTTGTGGCAAACAATTCTGGTCGTGCTAGGAAAAGGAGGAGTTACTCACAACATGCTTGAAGACATCCACAACCACTGGAAAAGGGCAGAAGCAGTGAGAATAAAGTGCTTGGGAGTGCCAACACTTGACATGGACAATGTTTGCTTCCATCTTGAGGTTTAAGAAATCATACTTCCTATGTCTGAAATATTGAAGATTTTCGATTTAATTTCTACAGTGTTAGCTGATGAGAATTTCAGTGTGTATCGTAGGACAAATCTAGAGGGAAAATTATCTACCGCCACATAAATATCCTTCTCCTATATCGTGGTCGTAACTATGAATTCACCAAACGACCACAAATTCCTCTAATGTTGTGGAAGCCTTATCGACCAATTTATCCAAAACTCGTGAAGAATGTCGCCGATGGTTTGACTTTTGAAGAAACCAAGGAGATGCGGAACCAAGGACTTACTTCTCCCCCTTTGATGAAACTGTGTAAATGGATTTGGTGTTTTTGTTCAAGTAAAAATTTCAGATAGTGTTGATTTGCAGATGGTGACCGTTAAATGTCATGTCTTGTTTCTGCAGCTAGGAATGGGGTGTATGTTAATGTAGTGGATAGAGTACGAGCAGCATTTGAGACCGAAGAAGTGGTGAGGCTCGATTGTGCTTATGTGGGTGCCAGCGACTGTAAAAAGATTGGGGTCAAATTAAGAGTATGAGGCCCTCTCCTTTATAGCAGTTGGGTTTTGCACTTGCCTTTATACTGCTATTTGGATCTTGATTTGAAATTGCACTTGGAAGGGTATAAAAGTTGGTTCGTGGCGCTAAGATTTCTGCTTCATTTAAAAGATTTGTATGGATAATTACCATGaacaataaattttaaatagagCGAGACATTCGGGCAAATTGCATCTTTAGTCTTGACTTTTGATATTTCTTCTATTCTAAATTCATGCGCATACCACAAGGGGAAGTTGTGATCGTTTACTTCTTGTTTTCCATTCTGTTGTGCAGGATCTGGTTCCTTGTGTCCCTATCCTTTTTAAAGATGAACAGATTATTCTCTGGAGGGGAACTAAATAGAGGGAATAGAGCTCCTGATTATCAATGAGATTTCAAACAACACAAGCACAGTAGTTAATTTCCATCTCATTTCCCTGAAAAATTTACCCCCGTAGATTTAAATTCGGTTGCAGTGTTACCCCCCTGCAGTGGGAATGTTTTCCATTCATCGGAGAATCGTCAACGGTCAGTATCCTGGAGTTTGGTTTTGCATGTCTGACTGCATCTTATGTTTTTGTTAACCGGAAATGTAGTCTTGTTCAGTAGTATATTTATGTAATGTATTTCAAACGCGTATCATTTATATGTACGCATGGAAGAGtaaatttcctttttcctcGGCGTTGAGACATACTATTTTACCTTCATCACCATGGACAGAACCGTGAAATGGCTTCCTGGCATTCCTGAGATGATTGGGCGGTAAACCtt is a window encoding:
- the LOC140815140 gene encoding protein FATTY ACID EXPORT 5-like isoform X2; translation: MHDFCFTIPYGLLLVCGGVIGYAKKGSVASLAGGCGTGLFLILAGYLSLQAFNKRKNSYLALILETVIAAVLTWVMGQRYMQTSKIMPAGIVAGLSFVMTGFYLYKITTGGNHIPPKKE
- the LOC140815138 gene encoding LOW QUALITY PROTEIN: CRS2-associated factor 2, mitochondrial (The sequence of the model RefSeq protein was modified relative to this genomic sequence to represent the inferred CDS: substituted 1 base at 1 genomic stop codon), which codes for MLKLISWRRSIFRQPTNPRLSTQLCSSSIFSIVCFLCHSPSKEEIYDPPFSRATTQPPKKKSKSSLSVRKNQPQKSTNKTSSDNANQFPVKSDLAFDFMYSYSENSPDVQPIGFREPPRFSPFGPGRIDRIWTGTCAPADHKPDFEKLKEERERVLGEPLSEQEITELVEKYRHIDCSRQINLGKGGVTHNMLEDIHNHWKRAEAVRIKCLGVPTLDMDNVCFHLEDKSRGKIIYRHINILLLYRGRNYEFTKRPQIPLMLWKPYRPIYPKLVKNVADGLTFEETKEMRNQGLTSPPLMKLSRNGVYVNVVDRVRAAFETEEVVRLDCAYVGASDCKKIGVKLRDLVPCVPILFKDEQIILWRGTKXRE
- the LOC140815140 gene encoding protein FATTY ACID EXPORT 5-like isoform X1; the protein is MILIWESEMHDFCFTIPYGLLLVCGGVIGYAKKGSVASLAGGCGTGLFLILAGYLSLQAFNKRKNSYLALILETVIAAVLTWVMGQRYMQTSKIMPAGIVAGLSFVMTGFYLYKITTGGNHIPPKKE
- the LOC140815137 gene encoding uncharacterized protein, which gives rise to MIPGNLQLIPLGSVIRIGSQQGTSPFNSILNFPTTNLRFLRLVHQSGLMKRPTCPSCSKPTVTCLCNTLKTPAFHNSVAVTILRHSLEKKHPLNSARIATLGLKNVDVVTVSDVNFQARFFIRLLDSGGRMDRIETDGSCNVFDEMSSEGETNGCVVGPVLDRQIREKDCFDGGKMSEICNDDTILPLRSSQLDEVVSGGISKDDVTDEDIAAFHGCKSSEINFTVEKYGAITSFDQSWTATSKWRKLDFDQLLHSDVAVDHLRKGFVVKKLQSKPAVGSNRHEEFEEFDMTVPPGSVLLFPSEEALGIEALTVDVKNLIVLDGTWAKAKRMYKENPWLKFLPHIRLDIHESSLYAEVRHQPKAEFLSTIESIVYALKGVGEEPDGLDGLLDVFRSMVGYQRRCKAERLSNVS